AAAGTCCAAAAGAGATAATTATCAATAAAGTCGAGTTCTAATCCTCTTTAAAACACAAAAGGAAACAAATGGATACTATTGCAAAGCAAATGATAGCGAATTGGACATCATCATCAATTATTGAGGTGCAACTTCGACAACCTATGTACAACaatgatcaatatataaaataagacaaCAATAGCCCAGCCATCCTATGGTAAATTTAGGCCAAGGAATAGGTAGAGGGCATGCATATACGACAATGAAGCATATCACGATGGGGATCATAAAATGAGtaatcaaaatgtttttttcaaGCACTGCTGAACAAAGCCTGGGAAGGGTTTTGGTCAGTATTCTTAATGGGATAGGAGGCTTCCATCGCAATCCCACACTTGCCAGTATACGTGTCAACCACATTGCGCTCTATCTTGATGTATCCATCCTCACCCCAGTTGGTTCCCCATGAGTTCCTTACCAACCAGTAATCCGCCCCATTCTCTGTCCCATATCCAACAGCAACCACACCATGGTCGAGCGCTGACCCACATTCACCTGTAAATACACcctgcaaaaagaatatgaaaggaACGACTAAGTTGGTATTGTATACAATTGAAACCAATAACTTTTTACTTGACAAAAAAATGAGACTTCGaactttgaaaaagaagataaacAGAGTCAAATTACACCAAGACTATCACCCAGCTTCATATTATCATAAACTAGAGTCCAAAAGTTAATTTCAAAAGTTTACCAACCCAAGAGGCAAGAGAGTTATTTGAGAAGTTTGAGTCAATCTTAAACAAGAAAACTTTAATCAATCGACCATTTATTTTAGAGTAAAAATCAACTTTCTTAAGCATACTCAACCGGTATTATTTCTGACAAACCACACCTGCTTCATATTCCACAGAGTAGTTCATTGGGCCATAAGCAAttcaaaagagagaagaatTTCTATAGTTCTCCTGAATATAAGCTACACATGGGCTAGCTCCTAATCAAGCTAACCATAGAAAGAACAGAAAAATGGAGCAAGACCTTTCCTTTGAGAAACATACATGCGTACCTCTAATGCTATCCACcacgaaaagaaataaaagtagCAAGTCAGCTTACCGATTGGTAGAGCTGAAGAGACCTGCCACCGGCTTCAATTGCAACACTCACAGGCTGATGCGCCACAGCCTTCTTCAACGCATTCTCGTCAAAGGCCGGAACATCCTCGTACCCATCAATGCTAACAACCTTTGTATTCTTCTGCAAATAATAATCCAAAACCAATATAACCCCACAAAGAAATAtaagtaggaaaaaaaaaaaaaaagagcttctAGAAAAGCATCagagaaattgaaaaacaaatgaAGCTGTTTCGATTTCGATACAGACCCTAGCTGGGTCGCACTTGTTGTCAACGCCTAGGTAAGGGTAGTCAGACTCGGTGTCCATGCCTCCGTTGTTGATGATGAACTCGAAGGCATAGTCCATGAGACCACCATTGCAACCGCCGTTGTATTCCCTGTCGCAATCCACAAGTTCTTGTTCCGAAAGAGAGATGAGTTCGCCGGTGGCGATTTGGTTTATGCCTTCCACTGCAGCCACCGTTGAGAACGCCCAACAACTTCCTGCTCACCTCTTGGCCAGTTAGCAACAgagtatttattcatttattactACCTACTTTAAAAAGACATTTTCTAATCTCTCTATGGTTTGCCGGACCAAGTCGGATAGGTGGGCTTAAGGTGCCTTGGCCCAAGCC
This genomic interval from Carya illinoinensis cultivar Pawnee chromosome 2, C.illinoinensisPawnee_v1, whole genome shotgun sequence contains the following:
- the LOC122296211 gene encoding cysteine proteinase COT44-like translates to MATMSIAISTLLFLTFSLSSASDMSIISYNTNNNNQHQQSTGRSDAEVMDIYTSWMAKHGKAFNGLGEKERRYEIFKDNLRFIDEHNRQNRTYKVGLNSFADLTNEEYRAIYLGTRTDPKRRITKSKNPSQRYAFRASEKLPASVDWRVKGAINPIKNQGSCGSCWAFSTVAAVEGINQIATGELISLSEQELVDCDREYNGGCNGGLMDYAFEFIINNGGMDTESDYPYLGVDNKCDPARKNTKVVSIDGYEDVPAFDENALKKAVAHQPVSVAIEAGGRSLQLYQSGVFTGECGSALDHGVVAVGYGTENGADYWLVRNSWGTNWGEDGYIKIERNVVDTYTGKCGIAMEASYPIKNTDQNPSQALFSSA